The following coding sequences lie in one Mycobacterium gordonae genomic window:
- a CDS encoding nickel-dependent hydrogenase large subunit, giving the protein MTALDLYVSPLGRVEGDLDVRVTVEDGVVTSAWTEAAMFRGFEIILRGKDPQAGLIVCPRICGICGGSHLYKSAYALDTAWRTHMPPNATLVRNICQACETLQSIPRYFYALFAIDLTNKNYAKSKLYDEAVRRFAPYVGTSYQPGVVLSNKPVEVYAIFGGQWPHSSFMVPGGVMCAPTLSDVTRSISILEHWKDNWLEARWLGCSIDRWLENKTWEDVLAWVDENESQYNSDCGFFIRYCLDVGLDKYGAGVGNYISTGTYFDPSLYENPTIAGRNAALIGRSGVYAKGQWYEFDQANVREDVTHSFYEGSRPLHPFEGETIPIDPEQGRKQGKYSWAKSPRYAVGDLGNIPLEAGPLARRMAAGGPNAAAHQDNDPLFVDMYNKIGPSVMVRQLARMHEGPKYYKWTREWLDQLNLKESFYSKPIEHAEGMGFGSTEAARGALSDWIMLEDNKIKNYQVVTPTAWNIGPRDSSQVLGPIESALVGSPIVDPEDPVELGHVARSFDSCLVCTVHAYDGKTGRELSKFVINGMV; this is encoded by the coding sequence ATCATCCTGCGGGGCAAGGACCCGCAGGCCGGCCTCATCGTATGTCCGCGCATCTGCGGCATCTGCGGTGGCAGTCACCTGTACAAGTCCGCATACGCGCTGGACACGGCCTGGCGGACCCATATGCCGCCCAACGCCACCCTGGTGCGCAACATCTGTCAGGCGTGCGAGACCCTGCAGTCGATTCCGCGCTACTTCTACGCGCTGTTCGCCATCGACCTGACCAATAAGAACTACGCTAAGTCCAAGCTGTACGACGAGGCGGTGCGCCGCTTCGCCCCCTACGTCGGTACGAGTTATCAACCGGGCGTGGTGCTTTCGAACAAGCCGGTCGAGGTGTACGCGATCTTCGGAGGTCAATGGCCGCACTCGAGCTTCATGGTGCCCGGCGGAGTGATGTGCGCACCAACGCTTTCCGACGTCACCCGCTCCATCTCGATCCTGGAGCACTGGAAGGACAATTGGCTGGAGGCCCGCTGGCTGGGCTGTAGCATCGATCGCTGGCTGGAGAACAAGACCTGGGAAGACGTGCTGGCCTGGGTGGACGAAAACGAATCGCAGTACAACAGCGACTGCGGCTTCTTCATCCGCTACTGCCTGGACGTCGGCCTGGACAAGTACGGCGCCGGCGTGGGCAACTACATCTCCACCGGCACCTACTTCGACCCGTCGCTCTACGAGAACCCCACCATTGCCGGGCGCAATGCCGCGCTCATCGGCCGCTCCGGGGTGTACGCCAAAGGTCAGTGGTACGAGTTCGACCAGGCCAACGTGCGCGAGGACGTCACGCACTCGTTCTACGAGGGCAGCCGTCCGCTACACCCGTTCGAGGGGGAGACCATCCCGATCGACCCCGAACAGGGCCGCAAACAGGGCAAGTACAGCTGGGCCAAGTCTCCGCGCTACGCCGTCGGCGACCTGGGCAACATCCCGCTGGAGGCCGGCCCGCTGGCACGTCGGATGGCCGCCGGCGGACCCAACGCCGCCGCGCACCAGGACAACGACCCGCTGTTCGTCGACATGTACAACAAGATCGGGCCCAGCGTGATGGTCCGCCAGCTCGCCCGCATGCACGAGGGACCGAAGTACTACAAGTGGACCCGCGAGTGGCTGGACCAGCTGAACCTCAAGGAGAGCTTCTACTCCAAGCCCATCGAGCACGCCGAAGGCATGGGCTTCGGCTCCACCGAGGCCGCCCGTGGCGCACTCTCAGACTGGATTATGCTGGAAGACAACAAGATCAAGAACTACCAAGTCGTGACTCCGACCGCCTGGAACATCGGGCCCCGGGACAGCTCACAGGTCCTCGGCCCGATCGAGAGCGCGCTGGTCGGCTCGCCGATCGTCGACCCGGAGGACCCGGTGGAGCTGGGCCACGTGGCGCGTAGCTTCGATTCGTGCCTGGTGTGCACCGTGCACGCCTACGACGGCAAGACCGGACGCGAGTTGTCGAAGTTCGTGATCAACGGGATGGTGTGA
- a CDS encoding hydrogenase maturation protease, translated as MVGCGNLLRGDDGVGPVLIRHLWERGVPEGARLVDGGTAGMDVAFQMRGARRVVIVDAAATGSAPGTVFKVPGEQLEDLPPLQGLHTHSFRWDHAIAFARWALGEDCPTDIAVYLIEVAGVELGADLSEPVAAAMELVIDRIETEYLADLRPTPETEVTVEFTADGYLRLDASLAASRFPSDAVVAVLRDDDLWLIPLRGPRSGGLLLKQRNPAGDRSLLIREVVEGRVGVTGAFWDDAQKSLRIPLREGPHDAAGPPG; from the coding sequence TTGGTCGGTTGCGGCAACCTGCTGCGCGGTGACGACGGCGTCGGGCCGGTCCTGATCCGGCACCTGTGGGAACGGGGTGTCCCAGAGGGGGCGCGCCTGGTCGATGGTGGCACGGCCGGCATGGACGTGGCGTTTCAGATGCGGGGTGCGCGGCGGGTCGTGATCGTCGACGCCGCGGCCACCGGTTCGGCACCCGGCACCGTCTTCAAGGTGCCGGGCGAGCAGCTGGAGGACTTGCCGCCGTTGCAGGGTTTGCACACGCACTCGTTCCGGTGGGATCACGCCATCGCCTTCGCCCGCTGGGCACTCGGTGAGGACTGCCCGACCGACATCGCCGTCTATCTCATCGAGGTGGCCGGCGTCGAACTCGGTGCGGATCTGTCCGAACCCGTTGCGGCCGCAATGGAACTCGTCATCGACCGGATCGAGACCGAGTACCTCGCCGACCTGCGCCCCACGCCTGAAACCGAAGTCACCGTGGAATTCACCGCCGACGGCTACCTGCGCCTCGACGCCTCGCTGGCCGCCAGCCGGTTCCCGTCCGACGCGGTGGTCGCCGTGCTTCGCGACGACGACCTCTGGCTTATCCCGCTGCGGGGCCCGCGCAGCGGCGGACTGCTGTTGAAGCAACGCAACCCCGCCGGAGACCGGTCGCTGCTCATCCGCGAGGTGGTCGAAGGCAGAGTCGGCGTGACTGGTGCATTCTGGGACGATGCACAGAAGTCGCTGCGCATTCCGTTGCGTGAAGGACCGCACGACGCGGCGGGGCCGCCGGGGTGA